The DNA region TTTTGAGCATCTCAGGTACTGTCGCACCTACCCTCAAATCCGCTTGATCTCCTAAATCTACAGAACCTCCCAAAAATAAGATACGCTTAATTAACATATCGGCGTGTTGGGTTTCATCCTGCATTTCATGGTCAATGCGTTCATAAAGTTTATGCAAACCCCAATCTTGATACATACGGGAATGGGTAAAATATTGATCCCTTGCTGATAGTTCGCTACGGAGTAATTTTTGTAATTCTGTGATGACTTTTTTGCTACCTTCCA from Cyanobacterium stanieri LEGE 03274 includes:
- the bfr gene encoding bacterioferritin is translated as MEGSKKVITELQKLLRSELSARDQYFTHSRMYQDWGLHKLYERIDHEMQDETQHADMLIKRILFLGGSVDLGDQADLRVGATVPEMLKKDLEVEYEVIDNLKSSIAVCEQEQDYVSRDLLRQMLDDTEQDHAHWLEQQLWLIDNIGLPNYLQSQMS